The window CAATATAGGGTgtctttatcttttaaaatgcTTACATTATCTTGCAAATTCTAACTTGACAGGCAATTGATTAGGTTGGtgaaatgtaaaaaatgtCGGAATGATGGAGAGGttactttgaaatttggaatGGGAAAGTGAGAtctaaaaatgacaaattttacCAAGTTCTTAGGTAAACAATACaattctaattctaaaaaGATGATTAATACATGTATTTTTGAGTTCAAGTTATTAAGTGGTAACTATTGTTTTGCAAGTATCTGGGTGCATCTTATAATGGTGGCTCAACATCATCTAGTAGCCGAATATGGCATCCCAACTAAGAaaccaaatatgaaaatgaaaaaccaaaaaggCCTTTAGATAAATACATGGAAGCCCAACTAAGAaaccaaatatgaaaatgaaaaaacaaaaaaccctTTAGACAATATATGGAAGCCCAACTAAGAaaccaaatatgaaaataaaaaaccctaaaaacgatttggaaattttgtgattttttgaaatgaaacGTTTTAATTGGTCATTTCCCTTTGTCACCCGATATGGCAACCCAACTCAGAAACCAAAtatggaaaaaggaaaaacccTAAAGACATCTATCATCTTCTCCATTTCCTCCCTCAGGTTCTTGTTTGAAACAACGGTAGATTGATCTCCAATCTCCACCGCACTCCATTCTTTGCAAGCCTCACCATTCTTCACGGTAaaacttcacatttacactctattcttttctattgattttaatttttgctcTTTTCTCTTACAGTTAGTATTTTCATCGTAAACATAACAATAATGGTGGTCTCTGATGTTGTGATTCAAATTCTATCCAAGCTTCCACCACAATCTCTTCTCCGATTCAAGTCTGTTTGCAAATCCTGGTATCATCTTATCAACCATCCTAAATTTGTAAGAAAACATCTCTTAGATTCTTTTCCCCATAAACATGTCCTCATCAAACGTGCCCTCACCAACCACTCTGGCAAACAAGAACTTGTGTTCTCCATCCTCAAATTCTCTCTCAATGGATCTGTGTCTATTATGGACATCAATTTGACATTCCAAGAGATCGATCCACTTTTAGAACTTTGTGGCCATTCTCACGGCTTAGTTTGTCTTTCCGATTGTGACGAAGTGTTTCTTGTTAATCCTATGACCAGACAGTTTCATAAACTTCCGCCATCGATTCTTATCTTTCGTGGTTGCCATCATGACGATCCTGATCATTACTCTGCAATACCATTTACTATCGGATTCGGGTATGATGCAAAATCTAGCGATTTCAAAGTTGTTAGAATTGTGAGTTGTCGAGGACAATCAGAAGCCAGGATGAGAGTGgaaatttatgatttgagCAGAGATAAATGGAGAGAAATTGGAGCTCCTGAGATTTGTGGCAGTGCTGCATGCACATGTACATTTGATATGTATCACGAAGGAATATTTTATTGGTGGGGATACGGTGAACCAAGGATTTCGGAAAGGGACCATATTATAACATTTGACATGAGTGAAGAGATTTTTGGTAAAGTTTCATTACCGGAGAGCTATGATGACAAAAAGCATAAAATAGTATTAAGGGTTTTGAATAAATCCAtagttctttttgtttatccATATAAAAGTAATGAGACAAATATTGGAATCTTTGAGACAATTGTTGGAACCGATGAGACAAATATTGACATTTGGGAGATGGAGAAGGATGAATTTGGCGTTGTTTCGTGGTCGAAGCTATTGACGATTGACCCTCCTTTTGGAGTTGAGCATCCATTGTTGTTTGTAAGCTGTGAAGAAATGTTAATGGAGTCCAGTGAAGGACATGTGattatgtataataataaaactcaGCAGTTCAAAAAGCTTCCAATAGAAGGAGATGTAACTTATGTAAAACCTCACAGATTTGAAGCTCACGATCTTTTCATTAAGAGTTTGGTATCAGTGGAAGGAGGAAAAGATATAATCAATTAtgatttttagtattttcgAGTTTTACTATTGTAAGTCATATTGTTTGATGTATGTTGTTTGATTGATATGGGTTTTAGTATTTtccaaactattttaattaatgtttagaTGGAGTAAATGACGTTTGTTGCTTAGCTTTCACACAATAAACTTGTATTGCTTTTGGGGTggaatgtttgtttttaagaaattcaaaacttatttataaaaccatcttttcttttttcaatttttgttgaaatattaacaaattaagttacaaaaaattaacaaatgaaTAACGATTGATCCTAAACCcaataatttgaatagaattagcataatgaatttaaatccatattaatagttagtttttgtaaaatatagaaaatataatataattactatttttatggttagctaataataatattagtttGCTTATTTGGTTGTTGGTGGCATTTTTAAGAAATCCTTAATTTATATCATAACATATGAAccaatttgattattattatatattaataatagtctatatttttaaatagtgtATTACtcatattattgataatattgAGATGTATTTCATGTTACAAATGAGATCATTCTCTTGTGAAATCCCAATTCTTATAGGTCATGTAGTTACAAATCATTGTTAGCTATACaatattatagttttgttttcaagaaaaagaaatcacttATTATTAATGTTGAAATGTATCCCAcctattgtttttcttttcgaagaaaaaaaatcaaacacgaagatataatgaaaaatgttatatgttaggtatatacaaataattgTCAGCTATACAATCATTATATGGCTATtacaaatatcatattttttattctcgtAGTATTGGTTATTACAACacttat of the Cucumis sativus cultivar 9930 chromosome 3, Cucumber_9930_V3, whole genome shotgun sequence genome contains:
- the LOC116402723 gene encoding F-box protein CPR1-like; its protein translation is MVVSDVVIQILSKLPPQSLLRFKSVCKSWYHLINHPKFVRKHLLDSFPHKHVLIKRALTNHSGKQELVFSILKFSLNGSVSIMDINLTFQEIDPLLELCGHSHGLVCLSDCDEVFLVNPMTRQFHKLPPSILIFRGCHHDDPDHYSAIPFTIGFGYDAKSSDFKVVRIVSCRGQSEARMRVEIYDLSRDKWREIGAPEICGSAACTCTFDMYHEGIFYWWGYGEPRISERDHIITFDMSEEIFGKVSLPESYDDKKHKIVLRVLNKSIVLFVYPYKSNETNIGIFETIVGTDETNIDIWEMEKDEFGVVSWSKLLTIDPPFGVEHPLLFVSCEEMLMESSEGHVIMYNNKTQQFKKLPIEGDVTYVKPHRFEAHDLFIKSLVSVEGGKDIINYDF